From the Deinococcus fonticola genome, the window CGCGCCCGCGCTCCCTGACATTCCACTGGACGCTGATGCCCCGTCAAGGACGGCCCTGCGGCCTGAGCATCGCCCGATGCTTTTCTGGGCGTCACGCGGCTCGCCGCAGGCGGTCAACCTGGCCCCTCCAGGCAGCAAGAAAGTCTGGCCCCCAGGGCGCCTTTGTAGCAAAGTAGGAATGTAGCGATACGGCATTGTGTACGCCCGCCCTGCCGCCGCGCTGCCCTTGAATGCCACCTTATGTCAGAATCTTTTGTAGGTTTGTAGCAAAGTAGAAATGTAGGAATACAGGAATACAGCAAAGAAGACCGGTAGACTGGTGAGGATGAAGCCCCGCATTGCGATCATGTCGCGCAAGGGTGGCGTGGGGAAAACCTCCACCGCCATTCACTTCGCGGCCCACCTGGCCTATCAGGGCCAGCACACCCTCTTGATCGATGGCGATGACCGGGGATACGCGACGACCTGGGCCCGGCAGGGCGGCATGCCCTTCGAGGTGGATGGAGTGGGCGGCCTGATGCGGGTGGGGGAATACGACGCGGTGGTGATTGACTCGCAGGCCGACCCCAGTGAAGCCGAGATCACGACTCTGGGCCGCAACGTCTCGCAGATCGTGCTTCCCGCCGTGCCGGAAGCGCAGGCGGTCAGTGGCCTGGCCCAGACGGTGGGTGTCCTTGACCGGGCGGGGGTGCCCCGGGAGCGGCTGGCGGTGCTGCTGACCATGGAT encodes:
- a CDS encoding ParA family protein, which translates into the protein MKPRIAIMSRKGGVGKTSTAIHFAAHLAYQGQHTLLIDGDDRGYATTWARQGGMPFEVDGVGGLMRVGEYDAVVIDSQADPSEAEITTLGRNVSQIVLPAVPEAQAVSGLAQTVGVLDRAGVPRERLAVLLTMDTRVGTATREAREALEGLGLRVLGQTIRDTVAFRHASGQGVLVHRVGNTAGKMAWLDYETALRELLA